The following DNA comes from cyanobiont of Ornithocercus magnificus.
TTGTAGGGCACGATGGTCAGCATATGTGAGTGTTATGCCCTCACGCCCTGCCTCTAGCCAGACCTCAATCTCCATTTTTAGTATTGGCCAATGGAAGATATTCCCGCTTGCAGGGAGCAGGCAGGGTTGCACTCTTCACATGGTGTTTTTAGGATAGGTTTGTTAAGCGGCCAAAGGTTGTTGTCGGAGCTCCGCAAAGTTCTGTCCAGTGGCAAGATACAAAGCTCGCGCCCGAGGGGCTTGGCCCCAAACCAGGGCTGGCTGGTCTGAGAAAACCCCTGACAAAACCCGCACTGGTCCGAGCATCTCTTGAATCTTCGACACAGACTTTTATCAATCTCCCGGATCCTGGAGAAACCTGATAAATCAGGTACTTCTACATAAGCTCCCAATCTGGTGCGATTCCTCCCCATGCGTGCTGGATTCTCTGGCATGTTGTTCACTCCCTCATAGCATTGTTCCCATGAGCCCTGTCGCCACCAAAGCAGCTAATAATGCCGCCGAGGTCAAGCCTGCAGTTCTGAAGATAGCTGGCGACGACAGCCAGTCCAGATCACAGACGAGTAGAGGTGAACTGACAGCTGCGAGGACAGCACGTCCCCGCACATGCGGCCTGAAGAAGACTGTAGGCAGTCAAGATCTTAATGCTGCAGCTGACGAGCTGCTTGCCGCGGCTGATGCTGTGCCAAGTGAGCAGAGTAGATCCAAGTCAAAAACAAAAACTGGACGCCGGTCATCTACGACCAAAAGCACTACGACAGTGGAGAAAAAGACGGCATCAACAAAGGCCACCACCATATTAGAATCCCGTACAAGAAGCATAGCTAGTATCAAGATTGGTCCCAAAGGTGTGTATACCGAGGACTCAATCCGTGTTTATCTTCAAGAGATTGGCCGCATTCGACTGCTACGACCTGATGAGGAGATCGAGCTTGCCCGCAAGATTGCTGATCTGCTGCATCTTGAGGAGATAGCTACACAGTTTGAAAGTGATCACGGCAAGCTCCCTGATACTAAAGAGTGGGCAGTACTAGTCGGAATGCCGGTCATACGATTTCGCCGCAGGCTGATGCTCGGCCGGCGGGCCAAGGAAAAGATGGTTCAGTCGAACTTGCGCCTAGTCGTCTCGATTGCTAAGAAGTATATGAATCGGGGTCTCTCATTTCAAGACCTGATTCAGGAAGGTAGCCTAGGATTAATTCGCGCCGCCGAGAAATTCGACCACGAAAAAGGCTACAAATTTTCCACCTATGCGACCTGGTGGATCCGTCAGGCAATTACCCGAGCCATTGCTGACCAGAGTCGAACAATTCGCTTACCAGTTCACCTTTACGAGACCATTTCTCGTATTAAGAAGACTACCAAAGTGCTCAGTCAGGAATTTGGACGTAAACCGACTGAAGAAGAGATTGCTGAATCGATGGAAATGACCATTGAAAAACTACGTTTTATTGCTAAGAGTGCTCAGTTACCAATCTCTCTTGAGACACCGATTGGCAAGGAGGAAGATTCACGTCTCGGAGATTTTATTGAGGCTGATATAGAAAACCCTGAACAAGATGTGGCTAAAAACTTGTTACGCGAGGACTTAGAAGGTGTGCTAGCCA
Coding sequences within:
- a CDS encoding RNA polymerase sigma factor RpoD — translated: MSPVATKAANNAAEVKPAVLKIAGDDSQSRSQTSRGELTAARTARPRTCGLKKTVGSQDLNAAADELLAAADAVPSEQSRSKSKTKTGRRSSTTKSTTTVEKKTASTKATTILESRTRSIASIKIGPKGVYTEDSIRVYLQEIGRIRLLRPDEEIELARKIADLLHLEEIATQFESDHGKLPDTKEWAVLVGMPVIRFRRRLMLGRRAKEKMVQSNLRLVVSIAKKYMNRGLSFQDLIQEGSLGLIRAAEKFDHEKGYKFSTYATWWIRQAITRAIADQSRTIRLPVHLYETISRIKKTTKVLSQEFGRKPTEEEIAESMEMTIEKLRFIAKSAQLPISLETPIGKEEDSRLGDFIEADIENPEQDVAKNLLREDLEGVLATLSPRERDVLRLRYGLDDGRMKTLEEIGQIFDVTRERIRQIEAKALRKLRHPNRNGVLKEYIK